The segment AGGAATAGGTATTAATGCATTCAAACTAATTCGCTATACTGATGTCATTTAATTTTCGCACAACAATATTAGCAACCCAATTAATATCTCCTACTGGTCTAAAATTAATGCAGTCATAACGTACAGTGGCAATGTAATTTTCCTTTTCTATCAGTACAAGAACTCTTAGATTAAATACCTAGCATTTAAGTTGCCCAGAAAAAGAAATGGACgattgtcatttaaaaaaaaaaaaagttaattattttttttatttttaattaaattaaattgggtATCATATTATGATATTTTTGTTGAAATTCAATTGTATAATTTTTTGGTGAAATTCATTGACTCATATTTGATAAATAGTAATTTACACTTGCAAGTGACGAGTTTGAGAGAACCACAATTCTTAAAATATATGTCAATGAATTTGACttgaaaactacacagttgaatcttaATAGAAAATTCTAATTTGACACATTGCTAAAAGAATATTCTTatcaaaattaatatatatttaaataaaatattattaaaaataataaacttTGATAAataacttaataaaaaacaatcatcCTCAATCCCTTCCCTAAAACCTCTAGTAACTCAGAATTCAAATGTGTGTGTTTATAAACTTTATATAAATGATCTAGTCATTGGTTGAAGGGTTATTTCAAATGTGTGTTGATTATAATATAGTCTTCTTATAAATGAAGGATTATTTGGTTATACTATCGTTTCCATgcttgaactcaagtgttgattgacagatgactaaaattgattgatcaattaactcaatagattgatctgttaacaaagTTGATTGGAGAgtaaactcaattgattaaccagtagactgaatagactagtgAGATGACAAATGATTGAGAGAtaactgattagatggattagaagactgaaatgattttgagtgaaaatgagAGATTGACTAGTTAACTGATTAGTCAACTGAGTTAATTgattagtcaactgatttgatcaatcaatttgatTTCAACAtgtaaattttgaaattgaatttaattttcattttcaatttggatttgaacttggactttcgaatgctgaaatgcacatgaaattatctgaaattcacatttggtgaaatgttaatttggaagaaatgaaattaattgaaatgatatgaaattcgaatttggggaaaatgaaatgaaattaattggaattagaatttggggaattaaaagaataattaattaattaaaataatttaaacattagaaatgaaatttaattaaataataaagattatttaactaagaaaaatgtcgcaattaattaaataattaatatttaattaatatgtagaagatgattaattgattaaattgttttgaaaatataaattgaataattagcaatgttgaatgtgataatcaaaataaataattaatttaatcaaataattaaagaattacttaattaaataaacaaataattagtatgcgatcaatgagacatttttaagtgtctacactataTCACTTGTTTGGTAAAATAGTTAAACAAGTTCATAAGTTGGGATAATAACTCTTTCATATTTAAAATATTGTAGTTGAAACCTTTCTCTTATTTATATCCTTGAGTTACTAAATAGGAGAGAGGACCGAGGAGGGAGCACCCTATCTCTACATCATTAAATAGGGAAAATGACTCACTAGTTAAGCATCTTAATTTTgtacttctcaaaatcttatgtgaaAATTGTAACCATTTCAGCATATGTTTTTCCCAAGGTGTCTAAAAtgaacaaaaaaagaaagaaaagtgaCACCGATATTGGTTCACTAAATTGTGTTTTATTGGTGCACTGATGTGAGATCACATACATTGTTACTTTTTAGATCTAAGGAATAcgtttcattcaattatgggtaatcatcatcaacactaacaactttaaagtcacaactattgctGCAATATTGTCAAAAAATATTGGGCATTAAATCAACGAATATTATCACAATTATTGAATAGCTCTCAATTACTAGATCCTCCTTGGCATTAAATCAACGAATATTATCACAATTAATGGATAGCTCTCAATTACTACATCTTCCTTTCCCCCAACAACTATGTCATATTGACTAGGAGAAGTGTACCAATAGCTATTATAGCTAATTTTATGCACCCACTAATCTTAAACAttacatcaaattttgacaatttatagCTATTTTTCCtagcttctaggtagtaacgaCGCATGTTGTGAGATACATTATATACACACAGATCAAAAATGCACATTTCAGTGTTATGCCTACTTAAAGATAACCCAATAATTGTGCACTTAAAATTAGCAATACTTCTACACAAATGATCCAATAGTTATACATATATGTCCTAATAGCCCAAATGAACCAATTATAAAAAAGAGATAAAAAATTACCAATACTTATACACAAATGATCCAATAGTTATACATACATGTCCCAATAGCCCAAATGAACCAATTataaaaaaaagggtaaaaaaatgATAGTGCCCAAATGAACCAATTATAAAAAAAAAGGCTAAAAAGATGAACCACTATCAATACATATACAATTTATTAACAAAATTttagttatattttttatttctttaaagTTAAGTAATTGGAAGGTTCAAAGACTACATGGTTATTGGAACGGAACGGGCATGACTAGTGGTGATTATATGTAAAGCATGCAAAAGACAATAGAATTGAGAAAAAAGCACATCAGCTCGTATTAATTATTGGAATGCTCTCCCCTCATATTCAAAATACGACTATTGAACTAAAAACATTAAATACAGGGCAGCTTTTAAAGAATATAATGTGGACCAACTCTGGAGTAATCATAAAACCAGCCAACTTTGACCTTGTAACTTCATACAGTATGTCTTAGTTTATTTAGTCTGGAACCCATCCATCCCAAAGACCAGGTACTATTTTCAGTATCAAAACACACCACACAGAGAAGATGTCAGCTAGAAAAAGCATACATGAAAATCTTAAACGAAAAATCCACCAGATAAGACTGTCATTTACTCCAAGCTTGTCACCAAAAGCAAATACACATTTACTATCAATGCTGATGTTTTTATTAGCATTTTATATCAGtaagtccaagttcaatgaatatcAAACCATATATAACCTATACAGATCCCTGTAGGACATGGTAGCTCCCAGGTACCTTTGTCCCTACACAAGGTCATCATTGAAATCTTCATTCCTAAGAAGCAGGTTATGTAAGCCATTCAAATCTTGACACCTTATCAATGATTTCTGCTTGCCTCATAAAGCAAATGGAATTCTAGAAACAAATAAATATACAGTACCAGACTTGCTTCTTGGAAAGCCATAGGATGTGTAGTGAAAGAAACAAATAGGACAGTACTGTAGGACTGCATTTTACATGATTGTAGCATGCAAACAACCTTACTTAACTCTGCTTAGATAAGAGATTAAAGCGCTGCTTGTACTCCAGCTCAAAAGGGTTCCGAGTAGTGCAGGGATAATCATCTATGCAATCACTCCACACATTGTATTCACATGGATCAGGCTTTTTCAGCACCTTCCACACCACAGTATTACACTTAAAGCCTGATCCCAATGCTATCTGCCACACCCTGTCCCCTTTCTTCACTCGCCTCTTTGCCTCCATGTATGCCAGTTCATACCACAAACCGCTCGAAGAAGTATTGCCAAACCTGTGTAGTGTCATGTGAGCAGGCTCTGTGTCATAATCGGTGAGCTTGAGGCTTTTTCCAATGCCATTGATCACAGCCCGGCCACCAGGATGGATGCAGAAGTGCTCAAAAGCCAGCCTAGAGGAGGAGAGAGTATTAGTATAGAATCAGATTCATTCATGCTGTAGTAGTTGGCGTACAAATGATGAACTATCACATAAATTACAACCATAAACTAgaaagtagaaaaggctaatgacaTGGCATCTTAACAAAGCACCAACCTAAAGCTTAACTCTAGATTGACATTTTGTGATTTATACTGGACAACTGTTGGTCTAAATTTCAATAGTCTTAAGGAAATTAAACTAAGTGATTGATGTTGATAAACCAAATCTTTGTTATGTAGTCTGCTTTTCTACGTTCATAAACCAAATTGGTATGAACAACTGGTGTTGTGATCAATCCAATTGAGTTAATCTGAACACATGGCCGATCTGGCACAGTGAGTAGGATAAGTTAAGAGTTTTTTTCTACCATGTAGATTTTGAGTCCTTATTCATGATGTTGGGCTCCAAAATTGCAGTTTTTTACAAGATTTCTACAGTAGATTTTGTGaatagataattttttttatattgaaaagaAAAGACAATTTATcctttcacatttatatgttgacTGCAGTATTACAGTTATAAAAATAAATCAAGACACCAACAATTTAAGTAAATATTCTCAGTTAATAACATTAACTACTAGCTGAGGATCACCTCATTATAAAAGTTCTTAAATTATCCCAACAGCACCATTTAAAAGGACCATAACTTAACACATCGACAAGAAACTTGGGCTCCAAAGCCCTTCATAATTGAGATGAAGGGTTATGAAGGGTACTGCAGCACGAGACTGCACTTTCTGGATTTAATTGTGTATCAAGTTTTTGTATCCAGAAACTGCATTCTCGTGTTGATATGATGGATTGTACAAGTTTCTGAATTAAATCCGGAAACTGCATTCCCGTATGCATTTTCGTGTTGTGTTTATTCCCGTGTGCATTTTCATGTTGTGTTTATTTTATATGATGGATCGTACAAGTTATAAATCCGGAAACTGCATTCCCGTGTGCATTCTCGTGTTTATATTCTCGTGTTTATATGTACAAGTTAATCCAGAAACTGCATTCCCGTGtatatatgatggattgtggaaatcggGAAATATGATGGATTGTGCAGCAGTCAGACATTGTGAATTAGCTTCATAGAACTGCAATTTGCAAGGTACATACTTCACCATTTTTTAATGGCAATTTATTTTGTTTCATCTAAAGTCTGAGTCACAGCTTGTGTAACAATTTAACTTCTTTCTAATATTTTTATAACCTAGCATTTTAAAATAATAGGACTACTGGCAACTTTTACATATGAATGTAGGGATGGGTGAACTTATAAACATTTTTCTCGTAAACAAGAGGTTCCAGGTCCGAATCCTAGGCATCTTattaattaaaagttaaaacataaaaCTGTTTGATCTTTAAGCAGAACCAGAACAGTTTGATCTTTTAAGCAGAGCTgatttatttcaaattttcaacTCTAGGCAGAGCAGATTTTTTTCCCAGGGAATACGAAAAGGGAGGCAGAACAAGTAAACACTAAAAGTAATATTTCAGCAACTGAATCCTTCAGCGATAAAAGAGGAGAGGATCAACTGAACAAGTAAAGATTAATAACAACAGCAGATTCTTTCAGCCATGGAAGAGGAAATCTGAGGCAGAACAAGATGAATAATAATAACAGCAGATTCTTTCAGCCATGGAAGAGGAGAACTGAGGCAGAACAAGCAAACGTAACTGACAGACACATCAACCAGAGAACTTGCACGTTGAGGGGCTTGACTGCAAGAGCCCTTCCAAATTGACACTGAATTAGATAGCTCTGTTAATACAAAGGAAGTTACGCCATTATAGAAGAGTATTGGCCCATACACTGAAAAGCCTACCTGCAAAGAATAGGTGCCTACTTCTGGATTACCAAGGCCTTCCATAACACTAACATCTAATAAACCATCTACCCCTTGCTCATCAATTCCAAGCTATCCTTGCAAGATTAATAGAAACACCTACCTGAAGTTGGGCACGTAGGGCTTGACAGAAGCTTTGAGCAGCTTGATGCACAGCAGGTTGTACACAAAATACATCTGCTCTGAAATGGGCAGAACCTTGGACGCCAGTGTGGTTATATTGTTCTTGAGAGCAATGCCCGCCGCCTCAATCAAATAAGTACTGAGAGACACCCCCATGAcatcctcatcatcttctctctGCACAATACTATTGTAGGCCTGATCATTTTGTCCCAGATGGGTTCTAACCAGATGCACAAGCTCCATCTTAGCCCTGCTTCCATCCACCGCCTTGTTGGACAACAGCAGACTCGAACCCCCAACCCGAAACAAACAATTGGACATCATCATCGACTTGTCATTACCCTCATAACGGTTCATGGTCAAATTCTCAGTGCTCACAAGAACAGCATAGGAATTCTTATGCACCTTCAGCAAATCCCTAGCCAAACCCAGGGCAATAACCCCAGCGCTACACCCCATGCCAGAAACGTTATACGTCCTCACATCTTCTCGCATGTGGTAATGGTTCACAATCCAAGCAGAAAGGGAAGGAGCAGGGGCGAAACAGCAAACATTAACGATCAGTATATCGACGTCACAGGGTCGAATATTACTTTTATCAAAAAGTTTGTCGAGAGTCGCCACAAAGGTCTCTTGCATCTCCAGCCACCCTTCGCTCATACTAGACACGACATTTTCTTGGAAAAAGGAATTGGGCGCATAGGTCCGCTGTCCCAGGCCGGATTTTATATGAACATTTACCTGAAAGCGCAACGATTCAGGCGGCGGATCGCTCTTACTAATAACGTATTCGGAGGCTTCTGTGTTGAGCATTCTTTCATCTGGAGGCTTGTAGCAGGCGTATGCTATTAGATAACAGCGATTCCCCATCCATTTTCTCAATAACAGAGCAGCTACAGAACACACTAAAAGCACACACAGTGTTGCAGAAAGAAATGTAAGATGAAAACCCAACATCAGCCCTTCTTCCATCCTTCTCAATCTCTTTAGGGCTCTGCAAAATTTTGTTTACGTTGCCCATGGCTGACTGGCCTTTTGTACACAGCAAAGATTGGATATGGTGGACAGCAGCGTGCCACGTTATCTGTGATGTTTCTCTTGTGAGGACAGCATGCGAATTTGGCAGAAAATTAATTGGGTGATTTATTTGCTTAGAGTTACAGGTGGCGTACGCGGCTGCTTCGGTAGTTCAAACCTTCTGATCTTATTCAAGCGTTCACACAGCAGACTTCATTCGTAGATTGATAAAGTCTGGTAAGAAATAATTAATAGCATTTGTTTTGAATGCACTACCTACTCTGCCATGATTTCCCTCTGGCCTGCACTAAATTTTTGAAGGGTATGAGTTATGGTTGCTGAGGGATTGTTTAATGGGTCCCTCGTATTCTGTTAGCAACAGATGGACTAAGTGGCGGTCACATGGATGAATATCTTGCTGGTAGTCTTTCTGTGGGTTGGTGCTCTCCTCTCTAACTTTTTAGATCTACCCAAAATAAGaaagttgttcaaattttaaatatttttcaactGCAAGGGGACAGCATGCACTTTTCCAAATTAATTATTGATATGAAATTTAGAAGTATATTCTATTAATAATGggtttataatttaaaatattttagtaCAATTGGTAATAAGGATGATGATATGTTCAATTTTTTTGAGTTACCATATATAAAGATGAGGCCAATAGGTACTCTATTGTCCTTTGCTTTCAATTGAGGAGATATCAACATAGACTCTTAACTTTTTGTCATCCATGTTGcactaatgtattcacaccttgttCACCTAATGCCTAAATTACTAATTTAAAGAAAAGCCAATACAAGATAATTAAAAGCCCACTTAAATATtccacatgtaccaatagccacccACTTGTAGTGCTAGTAATTAAAATTTGAATATATAATTGGAGGAGTTGCACAATTTTATTAGTAACCATAAGTAGCCGATACATGATTATTAAAAGCCCACTAACatatttcacatgtaccaatagccacccACTTGTATGCTTGGTAGTTAaaagttttaatatttaattgaaggagttgtgcaactttattggtacccataattCATGATTACTAAGGCATTTGTACATAGGTATAGGTCAAAAGAGTTGTTAGAGGAATGTGTATTAGATTagttgtacaatttcttgaagtgaTTGTAGCATACAACTATTAAGGCATCTACAAATAGGTATCATATGTCACCTCTAATTTatcactttttgacctttgtgcacataacaaATCCTATTGCATTCCATGTAACTACCTAGAAGTTGAAACGGTAGCTTTAAGCTCTTCAGTCACTTATGaagaaacacaaaaaaattatcaaaattcaataTATCATTTAGGAGCTTAGGGTGCACAAAGTTAGAGTTTGTGAAGTTAAGGTGGATAGCTATTGGTACCCTTCCCTACTACCTAACAAAATTTATCTTTAAAATGTACTTGAAAAGGAAAATACATAGTTTTTTAACATGTTTAATAAATTTAGGGTTATAAAGCAAGATACACATGTAATCACATGCAATTATTTCAAATAAATAGGTTGGAACTAATAATTCAAACAATGAATAAATTAGATGTATGGGTGTTTAGCTCTAATTATGATGAAGATTTCATCATACTCGTGTTAGAAATTCATTTGTCTATACGTCATAATTTTGGAAGCATTTATGTCTTCCATTGACCTATAAATCTAATTTTATACTTCTCAAAGTCACTTGTGAGTGTACATAAGTGATATTTATGTGCAAGAACTTAAAAGTAATGCATGGATCTAAACCTATGACTTGTAGACCTAATATTGTAAATTTTTATCATCAATAAGGTGTTCACTTTTATGTGTACACTCTAGAAGTGATAAAAAACTAAGGGTGTATACAAACACCTTTGAGAAATCTATTGAATTGTGAGGGTCATGTTCTTGTTATTCAAACCTCTAAATGGGCATATTCAATTATAGTGAACATGGTTTAACCATGGATGATTAACACTGAAACAAAATCGCCCATGCATAGAGTGCATCCTCCCTACTGACATAAAATTTGTCCAACTAGAAGTGAATCTGCTTGGACACAAAGCAACTCTACCCAAGGATGGACTGACAAGGACTTTAAATCTTAGGCAAAATTGCTTGAATGCAATGAAAATTTGCCCAACCATAGAGTGAATCCACCCAAGAGGGGATGGACTAACTTGGACTTATTACAACATAATATACTAAATGCAAACCAATGAAAAGAGAAAGTGGATATAACACAAACAAATTATATGCATCAGTATCAATGAGGAAACATTCCAAATTACACAAACCTAAATTATTTAGATAGGATTGACAACAAGTGTAGGCCCACAATGCAAGCTCTTAATACAATCTATCAATGGTTGGATAGATAGAGATCATGAACCACAAGGGTGAAGGATCTCTTACTAATGACAGTCGATTGGCTATGTCTTAGTAACTTTATCTTAGTACACAAAGGTACATTGTGAGTAATTTTGAGGTATGATACACATCCATTGCACCATGCTAATTAACAACCAAATGGCCTTAAAGTAGGCTAATATAGATGATCTAGTGCATCCTCTAAATATCAAGAGGGTGTGTGAGACACATCTATAAACACCATTCTGTCACAAGCATGGGTCAAGAACATTGAGAAAGCCATTTTGACCAACCCTGCACCCTATCTTGATATCACCCAAGCATCGAGATTTCACTAAACATGACATGACCGAATTGGGTTACAACTTTCATTCTCAACCCTTATATATCTCGTCGGTTCACATGGTTGAGGTCATCTCTTGCGGTGATGAAATTGCCAAGTAGGCATCCAAATGGGaagaaaatgttatgcattttttatatttaGGCTCACATGCAAATGTAAGGCTAGAGTAGATGCATAAAACTAGCACCACTAGGATTACACAATAAGACTTAGATTTACATGCAATTTCTAATATCCAAGCTCACATGTAGTGCAAGGATAgagtgtgagatttttccaagatcaagagctcaatgaaatgtaaaaaatagagagacaaaatataggacaagaataaactatattctcatcaatagataaaaaatagttgttcatacaatgaatatgagcctacatatataggaaaggctatatggatatgtgagcacacagacatgacatgtggctcaataagaaacaagggtaggtaggaaataggtgtggtaggtaggagaaacaataaaatattccacatgaggtggatcacccactaaaggtggaattatcactccacaataagtggatatgatagtgttgTAACAAGATCAactccataaaaggtggaaattctcctacacacactatcccaatgtgacacaaacacccaagtgtctcatacccaaactactatgagatgcatctcctaagtaaacttaagtaaggtgtaataatatccatgatgaataaatatttacaccaacac is part of the Cryptomeria japonica chromosome 10, Sugi_1.0, whole genome shotgun sequence genome and harbors:
- the LOC131073400 gene encoding 3-ketoacyl-CoA synthase 1; this translates as MEEGLMLGFHLTFLSATLCVLLVCSVAALLLRKWMGNRCYLIAYACYKPPDERMLNTEASEYVISKSDPPPESLRFQVNVHIKSGLGQRTYAPNSFFQENVVSSMSEGWLEMQETFVATLDKLFDKSNIRPCDVDILIVNVCCFAPAPSLSAWIVNHYHMREDVRTYNVSGMGCSAGVIALGLARDLLKVHKNSYAVLVSTENLTMNRYEGNDKSMMMSNCLFRVGGSSLLLSNKAVDGSRAKMELVHLVRTHLGQNDQAYNSIVQREDDEDVMGVSLSTYLIEAAGIALKNNITTLASKVLPISEQMYFVYNLLCIKLLKASVKPYVPNFRLAFEHFCIHPGGRAVINGIGKSLKLTDYDTEPAHMTLHRFGNTSSSGLWYELAYMEAKRRVKKGDRVWQIALGSGFKCNTVVWKVLKKPDPCEYNVWSDCIDDYPCTTRNPFELEYKQRFNLLSKQS